In Prunus dulcis chromosome 1, ALMONDv2, whole genome shotgun sequence, the following are encoded in one genomic region:
- the LOC117622443 gene encoding suppressor protein SRP40 produces the protein MGRKLDALLGRTYKTSKLKPLLNLALSRLAVLKNLRQVKFSQARSDVLQLLQLGHHERALLRVEQVIKEQNMLDVLVMIERYCNLVIERVHLIEQERVCPDELREATSSLLYAASRCGDFPELQEIRTVLTSRFGKEFAARAIEVRNNCGVNLTMMQKLSTRMPVLEIRVKVLKEIAAENSIVLQLEETTSVSTEEKLDVNKNQNQAAPNPPASSSGTASADNLQAFSQETEKDDRFSGSLKNRKYKDVADAAQAAFESAAYAAAAARAAVELSRSESHDPDDQNSPGSKRGRLSDRYESFKSESESQNEQNRGEELKRSTSSSSLDSDGDAIVHASLSGKDIAFDESESDNEQSAMPSSHKQIPSRFQSGLKVESAHAAGGSGRQSPPRLNIEKAPFSLRTRGVRGY, from the exons ATGGGAAGAAAGCTCGATGCTTTGCTCGGAAGGACTTACAAGACCTCCAAGCTCAAACCACTTTTGAATCTTGCTCTGTCTCGCCTTGCTGTCCTCAAGAACCTGCGCCAGGTCAAGTTCTCCCAAGCCCGCTCTGATGTTCTTCAGCTCCTCCAACTTGGTCACCATGAACGAGCTCTTCTTCGG GTGGAGCAGGTGATTAAGGAGCAGAATATGTTGGATGTGCTTGTCATGATAGAGCGTTACTGCAATCTCGTGATTGAAAGGGTTCACCTCATTGAACAAGAAAG AGTATGTCCTGATGAACTGAGGGAGGCAACGTCGAGTTTGCTTTATGCGGCTTCAAGATGTGGGGATTTCCCAGAGCTTCAAGAGATTCGTACGGTTCTCACCTCTCGTTTTGGCAAGGAATTTGCTGCTCGTGCCATTGAAGTGCGCAACAATTGTGGAGTCAACCTTACG ATGATGCAAAAACTGTCAACTAGGATGCCAGTTTTGGAGATCAGAGTGAAGGTGCTCAAAGAAATTGCTGCAGAGAACAGCATTGTTCTGCAGCTGGAGGAAACTACTTCTGTTTCCACTGAG GAGAAGTTGGATGTGAACAAGAATCAAAACCAGGCTGCACCAAACCCACCGGCCAGTTCAAGTGGCACGGCATCAGCGGATAATTTGCAGGCTTTCTCTCAAGAGACAGAAAAAGATGATAGGTTCTCTGGTTCACTTAAGAACAGGAAATACAAGGATGTAGCTGATGCTGCTCAAGCAGCTTTCGAGTCTGCAGCTTATGCGGCAGCAGCTGCAAGAGCAGCAGTGGAACTGTCTAGGTCTGAATCTCACGATCCTGATGATCAAAATAGTCCCGGTAGTAAACGAGGAAGGTTATCTGACAGATATGAGTCCTTTAAAAGTGAATCTGAATCACAAAATGAGCAAAATCGAGGTGAAGAATTGAAGAGGTCAACTTCTTCTTCGAGTTTAGATTCAGATGGAGATGCCATAGTCCATGCCAGTCTTTCAGGGAAGGATATAGCGTTTGATGAGAGTGAGAGTGACAATGAACAAAGTGCCATGCCCTCATCTCATAAGCAAATTCCTTCAAGGTTTCAATCTGGGCTGAAGGTTGAGTCAGCACATGCTGCTGGAGGGTCTGGAAGGCAAAGCCCACCAAGATTGAACATAGAGAAGGCACCATTCTCTCTGAGGACAAGAGGGGTGCGTGGGTACTGA